In Tubulanus polymorphus chromosome 2, tnTubPoly1.2, whole genome shotgun sequence, a single window of DNA contains:
- the LOC141900685 gene encoding PRELI domain-containing protein 1, mitochondrial-like yields MSGRGGAGVGAGVGVGAAAGVGTAAEVGTAAGVGTAAGAGTGRYTKIESFFQFNWDQVANAFWQRYPNPHSNHVLSEDVISREIKDDGKLYSKRLLTKTNSLPKWGERFLPTSATKNVCIVEESIVDPDAKIITTYTRNIGLTKIMTIVEKVVYEVNTENTLSTVCKREAWVKSDIYGFSRAIQAFSIERFKKNVHKTLRGYNYILEKLYRPEPQVAVTTETAAGALRSTAMKAQNTAKKATEIAKAKAQAGQNKVAASLTTGQTH; encoded by the exons ATGTCAGGACGAGGAGGAGCCGGAGTAGGAGCAGGAGTAGGAGTAGGAGCAGCAGCCGGAGTAGGAACAGCAGCCGAAGTAGGAACAGCAGCCGGAGTAGGAACAGCAGCCGGAGCAGGAACTGGTCGATATACAAAGATTGAGTCATTTTTCCAATTCAACTGGGACCAAGTAGCAAACGCATTTTGGCAAAGATATCCAAATCCGCACAG TAATCATGTTTTATCAGAAGATGTAATTTCTCGAGAAATTAAAGATGATGGTAAACTGTACAGTAAACGTCTGCTAACGAAAACAAACAGTTTACCAAAATGGGGAGAGAGATTTTTACCGACTAGCGCCACCAAGAATGTTTGTATTGTTGAGGAATCAATTGTTGATCCAGACGCGAAAATCATTACAACTTATACAAGAAATATTGgattaactaaaataatg aCAATTGTAGAGAAAGTAGTTTATGAAGTGAATACAGAAAACACATTGTCGACAGTTTGTAAACGCGAGGCGTGGGTGAAATCTGATATCTACGGATTTTCCCGAGCGATTCAAGCTTTTTCCATCGAGCGATTTAAGAAAAACGTTCACAAAACTCTCCGCGGTTACAACTACATTCTCGAAAAACTGTATCGACCTGAACCGCAGGTCGCCGTGACGACGGAGACGGCGGCCGGGGCGTTGAGATCGACGGCGATGAAAGCGCAGAATACGGCGAAAAAAGCGACGGAAATCGCTAAAGCAAAAGCTCAAGCCGGGCAGAATAAAGTGGCGGCTAGTTTAACTACCGGTCAGACTCATTAA
- the LOC141900674 gene encoding putative proline--tRNA ligase, mitochondrial, protein MYQSILVKCHRIRQPSLAAVRCLSYTRMSKLIEAGILAQTIPQHLEHSCLSHKLMVYNGIIQHSYPGAFYILPIGLRVLHKLQQLIDIEMSNIDAQKIAMPCLTAGKLWKKSGRWSEMGSELFRLNDRHGNDYCLAPTHEEAITSLVSSMNHPGISYKRLPLLLYQITWKYRDEIQPKHGLLRAREFLMKDLYTFDVNEQAAKLTYDKVCEAYNRIFNQLQLDFIKVEGATGNIGGSLSHEYHISTDIGEDTLLICNTCKIGSNKELLEMADDKEVLCPKCGTGTFRKQNGIEVGHTFLLGTKYSSVFKANYLNEFRKPNVLVMGCYGLGVTRILAAAVEVLSDDDKIKWPSLIAPYQICIIPQKEGFRAEDTYRLSEELYRDIDKELSGLRGEIILDDRLKMSIGKRKYEASRLGIPYVIILGKQALEDPPKYELVNVYEGSNIHLEKQQLLSKLSSIQTLGGSSGHL, encoded by the exons ATGTATCAATCGATTCTTGTTAAATGTCACAGAATTCGGCAGCCCTCGCTTGCCGCAGTTCGCTGCTTGTCGTATACTCGTATGTCAAAATTGATAGAGGCAGGAATATTGGCGCAGACGATACCGCAACATCTAGAACACAGTTGTTTAAGTCATAAA TTAATGGTTTATAATGGTATCATACAACACAGTTACCCTGGAGCGTTTTATATTCTACCGATCGGACTTCGTGTTCTTCATAAACTTCAACAATTAATAGATATAGAAATGTCTAATATCGACGCACAGAAAATAGCGATGCCGTGTTTAACAGCTGGTAAACTGTGGAAGAAATCGG GACGCTGGTCAGAAATGGGCTCCGAACTATTCAGATTAAATGATCGTCATGGTAATGATTATTGTTTAGCACCG ACTCACGAAGAAGCGATTACATCATTAGTTTCTTCGATGAATCATCCTGGAATCTCTTATAAACGACTTCCACTTCTACTCTATCAAATAACCTGGAAATACAGAGATGAAATACAACCTAAACACGGTTTACTGAGAGCTCGAGAATTCCTGATGAAAG ATTTGTACACGTTTGATGTAAATGAACAAGCAGCTAAATTAACTTATGATAAAGTATGTGAGGCTTACAATAGAATATTCAACCAACTACAACTTGATTTTATTAAAG TGGAAGGTGCTACTGGGAATATAGGTGGCTCTTTATCACATGAGTACCATATATCTACTGATATTGGAGAGGATACTTTACTCATCTGTAACAC CTGTAAGATTGGTTCAAATAAAGAGTTATTGG AAATGGCTGATGATAAAGAAGTTTTGTGTCCAAAATGTGGAACAGGAACTTTTCGAAAACAAAATGGAATCGAG gtCGGACACACATTTCTATTGGGTACTAAATATTCCTCAGTGTTTAAGGCTAATTATCTCAACGAATTTCGTAAACCAAA TGTATTAGTTATGGGATGTTACGGTTTAGGAGTCACCCGTATTTTGGCTGCTGCAGTTGAAGTTTTATCAGACGAcgataaaataaaatggccGTCACTCATAGCTCCGTATCAGATCTGTATTATTCCGCAAAAA GAAGGATTCAGAGCTGAGGACACCTATAGGTTATCGGAGGAACTATATCGTGATATTGATAAAGAGCTATCGGGATTGAGAGGTGAAATTATACTGGACGATCGTTTAAAAATGTCGATAGGAAAACGAAAATATGAAGCGTCACGACTGGGAATTCCTTATGTTATAATACTCGGCAAACAG GCTTTAGAAGATCCTCCTAAATATGAATTAGTCAACGTGTACGAGGGTTCTAACATACACCTAGAAAAACAGCAACTCCTTTCAAAATTATCATCTATACAAACACTAGGGGGCAGCAGCGGTCATCTGTGA
- the LOC141900682 gene encoding uncharacterized protein LOC141900682 — protein sequence MITPGVTTTTPGLRRSLRRSLQVAPSPLSVISALSSGKREAGVTEEDEKDETPPATSRRRYSSTKTTPAMRALSISDDSESTPQTKRSTRKGKTPKSVKFTQQTVSSGSAAAAAAAAADSPFLQYLLPTDTDPERMELENSLREDAEMPSQNKRDLKSEFDRHSYSAKKKHVLPSAATCRTPMSTGRRRSVRLNSQKKSSENSMTPNNTASIRRQRSSSRGQRFSNSSFDLQSENISLVEAFSPPLSTLSTPPPVLTPSDNLQNSPSTFNNLKIEITPGNDERRISLLPGIAPNPGVTATRMTTTVSAVQDLISFSPRTPRRSGRGKVTAAVSQGRRRSVRNTDHSPINDENLIQL from the exons ATGATTACTCCCGGAGTAACTACTACTACTCCCGGTTTACGTCGTAGTCTTAGACGTAGTTTACAAGTAGCGCCATCTCCGTTATCGGTAATATCAGCGTTGTCGTCAGGGAAACGAGAAGCTGGAGTGACGGAGGAGGATGAGAAGGATGAAACTCCTCCGGCGACGAGCAGACGTAGATATAGTTCAACTAAAACGACTCCAGCGATGAGAGCTTTATCGATATCAGACGACTCTGAGTCGACTCCACAAACCAAACGTTCAACTCGCAAAGG TAAGACGCCGAAATCTGTGAAATTCACACAACAAACTGTGAGCAGTGGttcagcagcagcggcagctgCGGCAGCTGCAGATTCACCATTCTTACAATATTTACTACCTACAGATACCGACCCTG AACGGATGGAACTTGAGAATTCTTTACGAGAAGATGCAGAAATGCCGAGTCAAAATAAACGAGATTTGAAATCTGAATTCGATCGACATTCTTATTCGGCGAAGAAAAAACACGTTCTAcccagtgctgccacctgtagGACACCTATGTCAACTGGCAGACGACGTAGTGTGAGATTGAATTCACAGAAAAAATCgtcagaaaattcaatgacTCCAAACAACACTGCATCCATCA GACGGCAGCGTAGCTCATCTCGTGGCCAGCGTTTCAGCAATTCTTCGTTTGATTTacaatcagaaaatatatcactCGTCGAAGCTTTCTCACCTCCTTTATCGACGCTCTCTACACCGCCACCAGTGCTGACACCTAGCGACAACTTACAGAACAGCCCTTCTACATTCAATaacttgaaaatagaaataacacCCGGAAATGATGAG AGAAGGATTAGTTTATTACCGGGAATAGCTCCTAATCCAGGAGTAACTGCTACGAGAATGACTACTACAGTGTCGGCCGTTCAAGatttaatatcattttctcCGCGAACTCCCAG ACGATCAGGTCGCGGCAAGGTCACAGCAGCTGTCAGTCAAGGTCGTCGCCGATCGGTCAGGAATACAGATCACAGCCCGATCAATGATGAAAATCTGATTCAATTATAA
- the LOC141900841 gene encoding uncharacterized protein LOC141900841 has product LPPRSTLPSLPPRSTLPSPPPRSTLPSQPPRSTQPSPPPRPPPRSTLPSLPPRSTLPSPPPREFE; this is encoded by the exons CTACCACCTCGGTCCACCCTACCAAGTCTACCACCTCGGTCCACCCTACCAAGTCCACCACCTCGGTCCACCCTACCAAGTCAACCACCTCGGTCCACCCAACCAAGTCCACCACCTCG TCCACCACCTCGGTCCACCCTACCAAGTCTACCACCTCGGTCCACCCTACCAAGTCCACCACCTCG tgaatttgagTAA